Proteins from one Gimesia maris genomic window:
- a CDS encoding SDR family oxidoreductase: protein MSQSSSSGYLQSLFGLSGKTAVVIGGTGVLGGAIAETLAQAGAHVVIVGRNAENGAGRVKMIEELQGTAEFFKADSTSREDLEALVAHLKSNDRTTDILVNGAGINAATPFLEISDEEWEQIFRVNLLSVKVACQVFGQSMLDNNVAGSIINIASMSAITPLSRVFTYSASKAAVLNLTQNLAREWAERNIRVNALSPGFFPAEQNRKVLTPERVASIMNHTPANRFGAPEELAGAVLLLAAAKAGSFVTGTNVAVDGGFSCMTI from the coding sequence ATGAGTCAATCCAGCTCATCCGGATATCTGCAGAGCCTGTTCGGCCTGTCGGGTAAAACTGCAGTGGTCATCGGTGGTACCGGCGTATTAGGTGGCGCCATCGCCGAGACTCTGGCACAGGCAGGCGCGCATGTGGTAATCGTCGGCCGCAACGCAGAAAACGGAGCCGGCCGTGTCAAGATGATTGAAGAACTGCAGGGAACTGCGGAATTCTTCAAAGCCGATTCTACCAGCCGCGAGGACCTGGAAGCACTGGTCGCGCACCTGAAAAGCAACGACCGCACGACTGACATACTCGTCAACGGCGCGGGCATCAATGCAGCGACTCCATTCCTGGAAATCAGCGATGAAGAGTGGGAGCAGATCTTCCGCGTGAATCTGCTGAGTGTCAAAGTCGCCTGCCAGGTATTTGGTCAGTCGATGCTGGACAACAATGTCGCGGGTTCGATTATCAACATCGCCTCCATGAGTGCTATCACGCCGCTGTCGCGCGTGTTTACGTATTCTGCTTCGAAAGCAGCGGTTTTGAATCTGACGCAGAACCTGGCCCGCGAATGGGCGGAGCGGAACATTCGCGTGAATGCCCTTTCCCCCGGCTTTTTTCCTGCAGAACAGAATCGAAAAGTGCTGACACCAGAGCGGGTTGCGAGTATTATGAATCATACGCCCGCCAATCGATTTGGTGCCCCGGAAGAACTGGCGGGGGCCGTGCTGCTGCTGGCAGCAGCCAAAGCCGGCAGTTTTGTGACGGGAACGAATGTCGCCGTCGATGGTGGATTTTCCTGCATGACTATCTGA
- the nadB gene encoding L-aspartate oxidase translates to MDPISIEPGQRYLARINPKRIPHIFTDVLIIGGGIAGSRAALEIDPRLETIIVNKGKVSQSNSAYAQGGIAGVLDPLDNITNHIQDTLAAGKDLCDQDLVEHVCREAPRHIQELVELGADFDTEDGKIALTKEGGHSHRRVAHALGDATGKELMRALVLAVNSRPSLQTWTKTPTIDLVTVEGECRGAIIWNRYHGKTLIWAKQVILATGGAGCLFRETTNPPLATGDGHALAFRAGALLQDMEFMQFHPTVLYIAGGARYLISEAVRGEGAYLRDCNGVRFMSDYHPDLELAHRDIVSRAITDRMLKTSHSCVYLDLTHLEKSLVKERFPNISKVCASFGLDLSKDQIPVRPGAHYMIGGVKTDLQARTSVPNLWAAGEVTSTGLHGSNRLASNSLLEGLIFGAAAGRGASQAALNQPDQYSASLLPDWDIEKRSDEDLNSKDLRNSLASLMWRDVGITRSADSLKNAMDKVDFWDRYVVDREFKTLTGWELQNMLLVSQLMIKSAIERRESRGVHFRSDYPETDPAFQKHISVISNR, encoded by the coding sequence TTGGATCCGATTTCCATTGAACCTGGTCAACGCTATCTTGCTCGTATCAACCCGAAACGCATTCCCCATATCTTCACCGATGTACTGATCATCGGCGGTGGGATCGCCGGTTCGCGGGCAGCGCTGGAGATTGATCCGCGGCTGGAAACGATCATCGTCAACAAAGGCAAAGTCTCGCAGTCAAACAGCGCCTACGCACAGGGTGGCATCGCAGGTGTGCTCGACCCGCTGGATAACATCACCAATCACATCCAGGATACCCTGGCAGCCGGCAAGGATCTCTGTGATCAGGATCTGGTGGAACATGTGTGCCGCGAGGCGCCACGACATATTCAGGAACTGGTGGAACTGGGAGCCGACTTTGATACCGAAGACGGCAAGATCGCACTCACCAAGGAGGGGGGACACAGTCATCGTCGCGTGGCGCATGCACTGGGCGATGCCACAGGCAAAGAACTGATGCGGGCGCTTGTCCTGGCGGTCAACAGTCGCCCTTCTCTACAGACCTGGACCAAAACGCCGACTATCGACCTGGTTACAGTCGAAGGGGAATGCCGGGGCGCGATCATCTGGAACCGCTATCATGGCAAAACCCTGATCTGGGCCAAGCAGGTGATTTTAGCGACCGGGGGCGCAGGCTGTCTGTTTCGTGAAACGACCAATCCTCCCCTGGCGACCGGTGACGGACATGCTCTGGCGTTTCGCGCGGGAGCGCTGCTGCAGGACATGGAATTCATGCAGTTCCATCCCACCGTGCTCTACATTGCCGGCGGTGCCCGTTACCTGATTTCCGAAGCCGTACGTGGCGAAGGCGCTTATCTGCGAGACTGTAACGGCGTGCGGTTCATGTCCGATTATCATCCCGATCTGGAACTGGCACACCGTGATATCGTGAGCCGGGCCATTACCGATCGCATGTTGAAAACCAGTCATTCCTGTGTGTACCTCGATTTGACCCACCTGGAGAAATCGCTGGTCAAAGAGCGATTCCCCAACATCAGCAAAGTCTGCGCGAGCTTTGGTCTGGATCTCTCGAAAGATCAGATCCCCGTTCGACCGGGTGCGCACTATATGATTGGGGGCGTGAAGACCGATCTGCAGGCACGGACATCGGTGCCGAATCTGTGGGCGGCGGGGGAAGTGACTTCCACCGGACTGCACGGCAGCAATCGGCTGGCATCGAACAGTCTGCTGGAAGGTTTGATCTTTGGCGCAGCAGCGGGACGCGGTGCCTCGCAGGCGGCGTTGAACCAGCCGGACCAGTATTCAGCATCCCTGCTGCCCGACTGGGATATTGAAAAACGTTCCGACGAAGATTTAAACAGCAAGGACCTGCGAAACTCACTGGCCAGCCTGATGTGGCGCGACGTGGGCATCACCCGCAGTGCCGATTCATTAAAAAATGCGATGGACAAAGTCGATTTCTGGGACCGGTATGTTGTAGATCGTGAATTCAAAACGTTGACCGGCTGGGAACTGCAGAACATGCTGCTGGTCTCGCAGTTGATGATCAAATCCGCGATTGAACGTCGGGAAAGCCGCGGCGTACATTTTCGCAGTGACTACCCGGAAACCGATCCCGCGTTCCAGAAACATATTTCCGTCATCTCAAACCGTTGA
- a CDS encoding SDR family NAD(P)-dependent oxidoreductase, producing MLPGIKLFDLTGRVAIITGGSKGLGSAMAEGLASAGANLLLTSRNQDEVEATAAQIQADYGNKVIGMAADVTDPDQVTAMTERAISEFGKIDILINNAGINIRGPIDDITLEEFQDVQNVNVTGPWLCVRSVVPHMKKAQYGKIINLASTLGLVGMSNRTPYTSSKGAMVQMTRALGLELCEYGITCNAICPGPFLTPMNEPFAETEEIKKFIVGAVAMNRWARMEEIQGAAIFLASDASSYMTGSMVTVDGGWTAR from the coding sequence ATGCTGCCTGGTATCAAACTGTTCGATTTAACTGGTCGTGTCGCCATTATTACCGGAGGTTCCAAGGGTCTGGGTTCAGCGATGGCGGAAGGTCTGGCTTCAGCAGGCGCGAACTTACTGCTCACCAGTCGTAACCAGGATGAAGTTGAAGCGACGGCGGCTCAGATTCAAGCCGATTACGGGAACAAAGTAATCGGGATGGCCGCCGATGTGACCGATCCAGACCAGGTGACCGCCATGACCGAACGGGCGATTTCGGAGTTCGGCAAGATTGATATTCTGATCAATAACGCGGGCATCAATATTCGCGGTCCCATTGATGACATCACCCTCGAAGAGTTTCAGGATGTCCAGAATGTGAATGTCACCGGCCCCTGGTTGTGCGTGCGTTCGGTGGTTCCACACATGAAGAAAGCCCAATACGGAAAGATCATCAACCTGGCGAGTACGCTGGGGCTGGTGGGAATGTCCAACCGCACGCCATACACTTCCAGCAAAGGCGCCATGGTGCAGATGACGCGGGCACTGGGACTGGAACTGTGTGAATACGGAATCACCTGTAACGCGATCTGCCCGGGACCGTTTCTGACGCCCATGAATGAACCGTTTGCGGAAACCGAAGAGATCAAGAAATTCATCGTGGGCGCCGTCGCAATGAACCGCTGGGCACGGATGGAAGAGATCCAGGGTGCGGCAATCTTTCTGGCCAGCGATGCGTCCAGTTATATGACGGGCAGCATGGTCACCGTCGATGGCGGGTGGACTGCCCGCTGA
- a CDS encoding leucine-rich repeat domain-containing protein codes for MSADVETTSVQINQKNRRILIRRGLIAALIAICALVVWSVFLVIRFHSNVSAFQKQKAQLLVFDENEAGEIAIHEYGTMPGPAFIPRPFLDYHRSVSWMDWQRQPDSSPEEIDALFALLPEFHKLKELYLSGFQIDQKRAVELTQIPQLRHLTIEASQFEKSSLTDLLKKKGLEGISLVDSTFEEEELVILKQAAAKETLTRLFLSNCQVNDDTAAVLSECRNLEILHLDGTQITDVGLKMLARLPHLKVLVLDHTAVTDAGVKYLSATPELVELSLSNTSVSDDVLDSLKQEIPALRISDD; via the coding sequence ATGAGTGCTGATGTAGAAACCACGTCTGTTCAAATCAACCAAAAGAACAGACGGATTCTCATCCGCCGTGGTCTGATTGCTGCTCTCATTGCAATTTGCGCTTTGGTCGTCTGGTCGGTCTTTCTGGTCATACGATTTCATTCAAATGTTTCTGCCTTCCAGAAGCAGAAGGCGCAATTGCTGGTCTTCGACGAGAATGAAGCGGGGGAAATAGCGATTCACGAATATGGCACAATGCCAGGTCCCGCTTTTATTCCCAGGCCTTTTCTAGATTATCATCGTTCTGTGAGCTGGATGGATTGGCAGAGGCAGCCTGACAGCAGTCCCGAGGAGATCGATGCGCTGTTTGCTCTGTTACCGGAGTTTCACAAGCTGAAAGAACTCTATTTATCTGGTTTTCAGATTGATCAAAAACGTGCCGTTGAGCTGACGCAAATCCCCCAGTTAAGACATCTGACAATCGAGGCATCCCAGTTTGAAAAATCAAGCCTGACAGATCTGCTAAAGAAAAAAGGACTGGAAGGTATTAGCCTGGTAGATTCGACTTTTGAGGAAGAAGAACTGGTTATACTCAAGCAGGCTGCAGCAAAAGAAACCTTAACTCGTTTATTCCTCTCAAATTGTCAGGTCAACGATGACACAGCGGCAGTCCTGTCCGAATGCCGCAATCTGGAAATCTTACACCTGGATGGGACGCAGATTACCGATGTGGGTCTGAAAATGCTGGCACGACTGCCACATTTAAAAGTGCTGGTGCTCGATCATACAGCCGTCACTGACGCCGGGGTAAAATATCTGTCTGCCACCCCCGAGCTGGTGGAGCTAAGTCTGAGTAATACCAGTGTTTCCGATGACGTACTGGACTCACTTAAACAGGAAATTCCCGCCTTACGTATCTCTGATGACTGA
- a CDS encoding response regulator — protein sequence MISTQLSKILIVDDSDVVRSILCQALQQDGYELHTAADGEEGRQKVHTLKPDLVLLDVEMPKLDGFAVLREVRANFKVDEVAVIMVTSQSDGKGITRAFEEGAFDYIPKPATDSEIKARVRNAIRALQLLREQKTLRIQAEAANQSKSAFLANMSHEIRTPMTAILGYTDILELEAKSLQLPELISDSLDTIKRNGGHLMELINDILDLSKIEAGKLDVESICCSPQTIVEEVLELVQVRAEAKGLKLEASYQFPLPAEIHSDPTRIRQILINLIGNAIKFTEVGTIRLNTSFLENPGEEPQVQFTVIDQGIGMTEAQMSNLFRPFSQADSSTTRKYGGTGLGLTICKRLTDVLGGDISVTSKLNQGSQFSATVKTGNLEGIPLLQELQQNDNTQSTKPLPAQSEEQALSLKGKKILLAEDGPDNQKLIRFILKKAGAEVTVAENGEAARQAAMRAMEIGLLYDVILMDMQMPILDGYGATRILREQGYSGPIISLTANAMEGDREKCISVGCNDHVTKPIDRRKLISMIANCCEVETAV from the coding sequence ATGATCAGTACGCAGCTCTCGAAAATATTAATTGTAGATGATTCTGATGTTGTCCGCAGCATCCTCTGCCAGGCACTCCAGCAGGATGGATACGAACTTCATACAGCAGCCGATGGTGAAGAAGGCCGCCAGAAAGTACATACCCTGAAACCGGATCTGGTCCTGCTGGATGTGGAGATGCCTAAACTGGATGGTTTTGCCGTGCTGCGGGAGGTGCGCGCCAATTTTAAAGTCGACGAAGTCGCCGTCATTATGGTGACCTCTCAAAGTGACGGTAAAGGAATTACCCGCGCTTTTGAAGAAGGAGCCTTCGACTATATCCCCAAGCCGGCAACCGATTCCGAAATCAAGGCACGTGTCCGAAACGCGATTCGCGCCCTGCAGTTGCTCCGCGAGCAGAAGACACTGCGAATACAGGCCGAAGCTGCCAACCAGTCGAAAAGTGCCTTCCTGGCAAACATGAGTCATGAAATCCGTACACCGATGACAGCCATTCTAGGCTATACCGACATCCTGGAACTGGAAGCGAAGTCGCTGCAACTGCCCGAGTTGATCTCCGATTCACTGGATACGATCAAACGCAATGGCGGGCATCTGATGGAACTGATCAACGACATTCTGGATCTCTCAAAAATTGAGGCCGGTAAACTGGATGTGGAATCCATTTGCTGTTCGCCCCAGACGATTGTGGAAGAGGTGCTGGAACTGGTTCAGGTCAGGGCAGAAGCCAAGGGGCTGAAGCTGGAAGCCAGCTATCAGTTCCCACTGCCTGCAGAAATTCATTCCGACCCGACACGAATCCGGCAGATTCTGATCAACCTGATTGGCAATGCGATTAAATTTACGGAAGTCGGCACAATTCGCCTGAATACATCCTTTCTGGAAAATCCCGGTGAAGAACCACAGGTTCAGTTCACGGTAATCGATCAGGGAATCGGGATGACGGAAGCACAGATGTCTAATCTGTTCCGCCCTTTCTCTCAGGCCGATTCCTCGACCACCCGCAAATATGGCGGCACCGGACTGGGGCTGACCATCTGCAAACGTCTGACTGATGTGTTGGGAGGCGATATTTCGGTAACCAGCAAACTGAATCAGGGGTCACAATTTAGTGCCACAGTAAAAACGGGCAACCTGGAAGGCATCCCACTGCTGCAGGAATTGCAACAGAATGACAATACTCAATCCACGAAGCCCCTGCCCGCACAGTCTGAAGAACAGGCCCTGTCTCTGAAAGGGAAAAAGATCCTGCTGGCTGAAGATGGTCCGGATAATCAGAAACTGATCCGTTTTATTCTGAAAAAAGCCGGAGCCGAAGTGACGGTTGCTGAAAATGGTGAAGCCGCCCGCCAGGCCGCAATGCGGGCAATGGAAATCGGGTTGCTGTATGATGTGATCCTGATGGATATGCAGATGCCGATTCTGGACGGCTATGGCGCGACCCGAATCCTCCGCGAACAGGGTTATTCAGGACCGATCATTTCCCTGACAGCCAATGCCATGGAAGGGGATCGGGAAAAATGCATCAGCGTCGGTTGCAATGATCATGTGACGAAACCCATCGACCGCAGAAAGCTGATCAGCATGATCGCGAACTGCTGTGAAGTCGAGACGGCGGTTTAA
- a CDS encoding Gfo/Idh/MocA family protein, whose amino-acid sequence MSHPLRVTCVPLSLLLLVLFCLSESIRADEPETIRIGIIGLDTSHSSNFSQILNDPDSKYEEFKHCKVVAAYPQGSQTIKESLESVPEITEAVKKQGVEIVPSIEALLEKVDAVLLESNDGRVHLEQALPVLKAGKPLFVDKPIAGDLTDVIAIYEAAEHFKTPVFSSSSLRYTDGAKKINGGVIGEIIGCDAYSPCPVESTHPDFYWYGIHGVETLYTIMGPGCETVVRVATPETDVAIGTWKNGRIGTFRGRRKASNGYQGGYGGTAFGTKGIEQIGSFSGYEPLLVEVVKFFRTGKAPVTPAESIEIYTFMSAADLSKQKAGTPVRLADVAHQAREAAKKKLAPYLQSP is encoded by the coding sequence ATGAGTCACCCACTTCGCGTCACCTGTGTTCCTTTGAGCCTGCTTCTGCTGGTTTTATTCTGCCTGTCCGAATCCATCCGTGCGGACGAACCTGAAACGATCCGCATCGGCATCATCGGTCTGGATACATCACACTCCAGCAACTTCTCTCAAATCCTGAACGATCCGGATTCAAAATACGAGGAATTCAAACACTGCAAAGTCGTCGCCGCTTATCCCCAGGGAAGCCAAACGATCAAAGAGAGCCTGGAAAGCGTTCCGGAAATAACTGAAGCGGTGAAAAAACAGGGCGTCGAAATCGTACCCAGCATTGAAGCCTTACTGGAGAAGGTGGATGCCGTTCTGCTGGAGAGCAATGATGGTCGCGTGCATCTGGAACAGGCGCTGCCTGTATTGAAAGCGGGTAAGCCGCTGTTCGTCGACAAACCGATCGCCGGTGATCTGACTGATGTGATTGCCATCTACGAAGCCGCAGAACATTTCAAGACGCCTGTCTTCAGTTCCTCATCATTGCGCTATACCGACGGAGCCAAAAAGATTAACGGCGGCGTGATCGGCGAGATCATCGGCTGCGATGCGTATAGTCCCTGTCCGGTGGAAAGCACACACCCCGATTTTTACTGGTACGGCATTCATGGTGTGGAAACCCTCTATACAATCATGGGGCCTGGGTGTGAGACAGTAGTACGTGTCGCGACTCCCGAAACCGACGTGGCAATTGGTACGTGGAAAAACGGTCGCATCGGTACCTTTCGCGGTCGTCGCAAAGCCAGCAATGGCTACCAGGGCGGCTACGGAGGGACCGCATTCGGGACGAAAGGTATCGAACAGATCGGCAGTTTCAGCGGTTATGAACCGCTGCTGGTGGAAGTCGTCAAATTCTTCCGCACGGGCAAAGCCCCTGTCACCCCGGCAGAATCGATCGAAATCTACACGTTCATGTCGGCCGCTGATTTGAGCAAACAGAAAGCGGGTACGCCTGTCAGACTCGCTGATGTGGCGCACCAGGCAAGGGAAGCCGCTAAGAAAAAACTGGCCCCGTATCTGCAGAGCCCTTGA
- a CDS encoding VOC family protein has product MREFHHVGVITDDPQPDEIYVPETKVYVTNPNEHPYKIEYLRFEADTPVTGPVRNQPHIAFKVPDIEQEIAGLEVLLGPFQAMENLKVVFVLIDGAVYEFMEFSAGSEFGEFEQ; this is encoded by the coding sequence ATGCGAGAGTTTCACCATGTAGGCGTGATTACCGATGATCCACAGCCTGACGAAATTTATGTTCCGGAAACGAAAGTCTACGTCACCAATCCCAACGAGCATCCCTACAAAATTGAATACCTGCGGTTCGAAGCCGACACACCGGTCACCGGTCCGGTTCGTAACCAGCCGCACATCGCTTTTAAAGTTCCGGATATCGAACAGGAGATCGCAGGTCTGGAAGTGTTGCTCGGTCCCTTTCAGGCGATGGAAAATCTGAAAGTCGTATTTGTGCTGATCGATGGTGCCGTGTATGAATTCATGGAGTTTTCAGCAGGTTCTGAATTTGGAGAGTTTGAGCAATGA
- the rpsU gene encoding 30S ribosomal protein S21 — protein sequence MVKLRLRENESIQEAVKRFRKIVEHAGIKKEMRRREYYEKPSDENRRNRRRAERRARLSRLQSNQ from the coding sequence GTGGTTAAGCTTCGGTTACGAGAAAACGAATCAATTCAGGAGGCAGTTAAACGGTTTCGCAAGATTGTTGAGCACGCTGGTATCAAAAAAGAGATGCGACGTCGTGAGTATTACGAAAAGCCCAGCGATGAAAATCGTAGAAACCGACGCCGTGCTGAGCGTCGCGCCCGCCTGTCTCGTCTGCAGAGTAACCAGTAG
- the thyX gene encoding FAD-dependent thymidylate synthase, which produces MTERSELVEELRWKKIPVLNDGFVCLVDVMGDDSSIVQAARVSYGEGTKRVSDDRTLIRYLMRHRHSTPFEMAELKFLVRVPMDCWRQWIRHRTANVNEYSTRYSVAIDSAQTTLPGEWRTQATSNRQGSDAPLTEDLGTKLTEEETAFQKHARDVYEARLEAGVAREQARKDLPLATYTEAYWKIDLHNLIHFLSLRMDSHAQWEIQEYSRAIGEAIVKPLFPVVWEAFEDYRQGAMFLTRLDKEVLARLMTTAAEKSLVPPFSEEAFLEVQDETWKSLKRSRERDECQSKLQRLGILKAKD; this is translated from the coding sequence ATGACGGAGCGGTCTGAACTCGTTGAAGAACTGCGCTGGAAAAAGATCCCGGTTCTCAATGATGGTTTTGTGTGTCTCGTAGATGTCATGGGCGATGACAGTTCGATTGTTCAGGCAGCCCGTGTCAGTTATGGGGAAGGAACCAAACGGGTTTCCGATGACCGTACGCTGATCCGCTATCTGATGCGACATCGTCACAGTACACCCTTTGAAATGGCCGAACTCAAGTTTCTGGTTCGGGTTCCGATGGACTGCTGGCGGCAGTGGATTCGTCACCGGACTGCGAATGTGAACGAATACAGCACCCGGTATTCCGTTGCCATCGATTCAGCTCAGACCACATTGCCCGGCGAATGGCGCACCCAGGCGACCTCGAATCGACAGGGGAGCGATGCCCCGCTTACTGAAGATTTAGGGACAAAACTGACCGAAGAAGAGACCGCATTTCAGAAACATGCCCGTGATGTGTACGAAGCCCGGCTGGAAGCAGGCGTGGCCCGCGAGCAGGCACGAAAAGACCTGCCCCTGGCGACTTACACTGAAGCTTACTGGAAAATTGATTTACATAACCTGATTCATTTCCTGAGTTTACGAATGGACTCTCATGCACAATGGGAAATTCAGGAGTATTCGCGGGCGATTGGTGAAGCGATTGTGAAACCGCTGTTTCCAGTGGTCTGGGAAGCCTTCGAAGACTATCGCCAGGGAGCGATGTTCCTGACGCGACTCGATAAAGAAGTGCTGGCGCGTCTGATGACCACAGCCGCCGAGAAATCGCTGGTACCCCCGTTTTCAGAAGAAGCGTTTCTGGAAGTGCAGGACGAGACCTGGAAATCCCTGAAACGGAGCCGCGAACGGGACGAATGCCAGTCCAAACTACAGCGACTGGGGATTCTGAAAGCCAAAGACTAG
- a CDS encoding Gfo/Idh/MocA family protein, with translation MEHLKVGIIGAGGIAAKMHLPELQTVDHCDVVMLSGRKQSRLDVLCRKFKVPRWTHEYQAVIDDEEVNAVAIALPHPLHVEWGIKAIKAGKHVYMQKPLSTSMDEADAFVEATDNHDQTVLALPYMSNPHVLACRDYIQEGKLGTISSAQARASHGGPEVYYAGIQQILEEKPADDLWFFDADKADVGALFDMGVYAIANLVGVAGAVKSITAKLTTVAKPTKLEDTASMILEFESGALGTAQTGWCDAARTYEFSVHGTAGKLVSSRQAESLRYYCPSSQVDEDAPLIEEIIDLSTYPVQNSHQHWADCIRKGIQPPLSNAATARHVTEILLAALKSSRENRTVDIISRLSLA, from the coding sequence ATGGAACATTTGAAAGTCGGAATTATCGGTGCGGGTGGGATCGCTGCGAAGATGCATCTGCCGGAACTGCAGACGGTGGATCACTGTGATGTGGTCATGCTCTCTGGTCGAAAGCAGTCGCGGCTGGATGTGCTGTGTCGCAAGTTTAAAGTGCCCCGCTGGACCCACGAATATCAGGCCGTGATTGACGATGAAGAAGTGAACGCGGTGGCGATTGCGTTGCCGCATCCCCTGCATGTGGAATGGGGGATCAAAGCGATCAAAGCCGGCAAGCATGTTTATATGCAGAAGCCGTTAAGCACGTCGATGGATGAAGCAGACGCGTTTGTGGAAGCGACCGACAATCACGATCAGACGGTGCTGGCGCTGCCTTACATGTCGAATCCGCATGTGCTGGCGTGTCGCGATTATATCCAGGAGGGGAAGCTGGGGACGATCTCGTCTGCCCAGGCGCGGGCCAGTCATGGAGGGCCGGAAGTCTATTACGCGGGGATTCAGCAGATTCTGGAAGAGAAGCCGGCGGACGATTTGTGGTTCTTCGATGCAGACAAGGCAGACGTCGGTGCGCTGTTTGACATGGGCGTGTATGCGATTGCCAACCTGGTAGGAGTGGCCGGCGCGGTCAAGTCGATCACGGCTAAACTGACGACGGTTGCCAAACCGACGAAGCTGGAGGATACGGCGTCAATGATCCTGGAGTTTGAAAGCGGTGCGCTGGGAACGGCGCAGACCGGCTGGTGTGATGCTGCCCGAACCTATGAATTTTCGGTGCATGGGACGGCGGGCAAACTGGTCAGCAGTCGTCAGGCCGAGTCGCTGCGGTATTATTGTCCCAGTTCCCAGGTCGATGAAGATGCGCCGCTGATCGAAGAAATTATTGATCTGTCGACCTACCCCGTGCAGAATTCACATCAGCACTGGGCGGACTGTATCCGGAAGGGAATTCAGCCCCCCTTATCGAATGCGGCGACGGCCCGGCATGTGACCGAAATCCTGCTGGCCGCGTTGAAATCTTCCCGGGAAAACCGCACGGTGGACATTATTTCCCGCTTGAGTCTGGCTTGA